In the Bacillus sp. HSf4 genome, GCTCTCAGATTAATGCCGAAATTTCCGTAGTACGGCTTGACTCTGCCGATTGACTGCGGGCGGTCATAGTCAAATGTATAACGGCCGTCCTTTTTGACTAAAACAGGCTTCGGCAGATAAGGAATCAGCTCTTTTTTAACGCCTACCGGTCCTGAGCCCGGTCCTCCTCCTCCGTGGGGGCCTGTAAAGGTTTTATGGAGGTTTAAATGCACGACGTCAAATCCCATGTCGCCGGGCCTTGCTTTGCTGAGCACGGCGTTTAAGTTGGCACCGTCATAATACAGCTTCCCTCCGGCTTGGTGAACGATTTCAGCCATCTCTAAAATATGTTCCTCAAAAAGGCCGAGTGTGTTCGGATTGGTCAACATCAATGCTGCCGTCTCTTCGTTTACAACCCGCTTTAAATCGTCAAGATCGACAAGCCCGTCGGCGTTTGATTTGACCGTAACCGTTTCAAAGCCGGCAACCGTTGCCGATGCAGGATTTGTGCCGTGGGCCGAGTCGGGTACGATGACCTTTGTCCTTTTATGATCGCCGTTTGCCTCATGAAAAGCGCGGATCATCATCAGCCCCGTCCACTCTCCGTGTGCGCCGGCCGCCGGCTGCAGTGTGACTTCGTCCATGCCTGTAATCTCTTCCAAATGCCCGCTCAAATCGTAGAGCAGCTCGAGCGCCCCCTGGACGGTCCGTTCATCCTGAAGCGGATGGATCGAAGAAAAACCGGGAATTCTCGCGATTTTTTCGTTCAGCTTCGGATTGTACTTCATCGTGCAGGAACCGAGCGGGTAAAAGCCCGAATCCACGCCGTGGTTGCGCTTTGATAAAGCGGTGTAATGGCGCATAATATCAAGCTCAGACACTTCCGGAAGCTCGGCCGGCTCTTCTCTGAGATAGGCATCATCAAGGAGGTCTGATACATCTGTTTCAGGGACGTCCAGCTCAGGCAGGCTATAGCCGATCCGGCCTTCTTTTGACACTTCAAAAATAAGCGATTGATCGTGATTATTCATGGCGATCCCCCAATTCGTTCATGAGTGTATCGATTTCTTCTTTCGTTCTGAGCTCTGTGACGGCAATCAGCATGTGCTGCTTTAAATCCGGGTATGCAGCGCCGAGATCGAAGCCTCCGATGATCTCTTTTTCAAGCAGGCGTTCATTCGCTTCTGAGACGGGCTCATTCAGCCTGATGACAAACTCGTTAAACATCGGCCCTTCAAATGCGACTGTAAGTCCCGCCCGTTTGGCAGCTTCTTTGGCGTACGCCGCTTTTTGCATGTTCTGCCAGGCGATTTCCCTGACACCCTGTTTGCCGAGCGCCGTCATGGCGACGGAAGCGGCAAGCGCGTTGAGCGCCTGGTTGGAGCAGATATTCGATGTCGCTTTATCGCGCCTGATATGCTGCTCTCTCGCCTGAAGGGTTAAAACGAAGCCTCGCTTGCCGTTTTCATCTTCCGTCTGGCCGACAAGACGGCCCGGAACCTTTCTCATCAGCTTTTTCGTGACAGCGAAAAAGCCGCAGTGCGGTCCTCCGAAAGCGGCCGGAATCCCGAATGGCTGGGCATCCCCGACGACGATGTCGGCACCGAATGCTCCGGGCGGCGTTAAAAGCCCGAGAGCGAGCGGATTGGCGGAGACAATAAACATGCATTTTCCTTTGTGGGCGATCGGCTCAATGTCTTTTAACGGTTCAATCCGGCCGAAAAAGTTTGGATACTGCACGACCACGGCAGCGGTTTCTTCACAAACTGCAGCATCAAGGGCTTCAAGATCTGCCATGCCATTTTTCGCAGGCACTTCAAGCACATCGATGTACTGTCCTTTTGCATATGTCTTTAAAACGTCGCGCGATTCGGGGTGAACGGTTTCGGAAACGACGATCTTTTTCTTTTTCGTATGCCCTGAAGCCAGCATCGCGGCTTCCGCCAATGCTGTTCCTCCGTCATACATCGATGAATTGCTGATATCCATTCCGGTCAATTCGCAGATCATCGTCTGAAACTCGAAAATCGCCTGAAGCTCCCCTTGAGAAATCTCCGGCTGATACGGTGTATAAGCCGTATAAAATTCAGACCGGGAAATCACATGGTCGACAATCACCGGCTGGTAATGATCGTAGACGCCGGCGCCCAAAAATGAAGCGTATGCGCCTGTGTCTTTATTTTTGGCCGCGAGCTTGACGAGTTCTTTCGTCAGCTCTGTTTCGGACTTCGCCCTTTTGATTTGATATTCGCCTTTAAATCTGACGCTTTCCGGAATGTCAGAGAATAAATCGTCGATCTTTTCGACTCCAATGGCTTCGAGCATCTCTTTTTTATCCTGATCTGTCGCTGGAAGGTAGCGGTGCTTCATCTTCAGTCTCCTTTCATGATCATGGCAAACTTATGGCTGCCGTTTATAAAAGGGGGTTTTGACAACTTTTGCTTTCAGCCGCTTTTTTCTGATTTCCACTTCGACTTCGGTGCCGATTGCGGCGGCTTCTTTTTTCAGCAAGGCGAGACCGACGTTTTTTTTCAAAGTCGGCGACTGTGTTCCCGTTGTCACTTCACCGGCTTTT is a window encoding:
- the gcvPB gene encoding aminomethyl-transferring glycine dehydrogenase subunit GcvPB; amino-acid sequence: MNNHDQSLIFEVSKEGRIGYSLPELDVPETDVSDLLDDAYLREEPAELPEVSELDIMRHYTALSKRNHGVDSGFYPLGSCTMKYNPKLNEKIARIPGFSSIHPLQDERTVQGALELLYDLSGHLEEITGMDEVTLQPAAGAHGEWTGLMMIRAFHEANGDHKRTKVIVPDSAHGTNPASATVAGFETVTVKSNADGLVDLDDLKRVVNEETAALMLTNPNTLGLFEEHILEMAEIVHQAGGKLYYDGANLNAVLSKARPGDMGFDVVHLNLHKTFTGPHGGGGPGSGPVGVKKELIPYLPKPVLVKKDGRYTFDYDRPQSIGRVKPYYGNFGINLRAYTYIRSMGPDGLKEVTENAVLNANYMMRKLASHYDLPFDRHCKHEFVLSGRRQKKLGVRTLDIAKRLLDFGFHPPTIYFPLNVEECIMIEPTETESKETLDAFIETMIQIATEAEENPEIVQEAPHKTVVKRMDETKAARQPVLRFQKN
- the gcvPA gene encoding aminomethyl-transferring glycine dehydrogenase subunit GcvPA, with the protein product MKHRYLPATDQDKKEMLEAIGVEKIDDLFSDIPESVRFKGEYQIKRAKSETELTKELVKLAAKNKDTGAYASFLGAGVYDHYQPVIVDHVISRSEFYTAYTPYQPEISQGELQAIFEFQTMICELTGMDISNSSMYDGGTALAEAAMLASGHTKKKKIVVSETVHPESRDVLKTYAKGQYIDVLEVPAKNGMADLEALDAAVCEETAAVVVQYPNFFGRIEPLKDIEPIAHKGKCMFIVSANPLALGLLTPPGAFGADIVVGDAQPFGIPAAFGGPHCGFFAVTKKLMRKVPGRLVGQTEDENGKRGFVLTLQAREQHIRRDKATSNICSNQALNALAASVAMTALGKQGVREIAWQNMQKAAYAKEAAKRAGLTVAFEGPMFNEFVIRLNEPVSEANERLLEKEIIGGFDLGAAYPDLKQHMLIAVTELRTKEEIDTLMNELGDRHE